The proteins below are encoded in one region of Shewanella putrefaciens:
- a CDS encoding cytochrome C assembly family protein: MVIFSASAMFFYCIALVLVTSRLFHPEGPNRRAVAGVAAIAVILHAAALSQAIFTTDGQNFSLTNVISLVNWIIAFTFTVMMFRLKVIVVVPVVYACSVLSVALLWLLPPKFIIHFELYPEVLAHVVLSLMAYSALMIAALYAIQLAMIQNKLKKKQLMLSPSIPPLMTVEKQLYHLVIIGVILLSLSLATGFIFLDDMFADGKGHKAILSIMAWFVYITMLWQQYSVGCKIRTAVIYTLSGATLLSLAYFGARIVKELILS, encoded by the coding sequence ATGGTCATTTTTTCCGCCTCAGCCATGTTTTTTTACTGCATTGCATTGGTATTAGTGACAAGCCGACTGTTCCATCCTGAGGGGCCTAATCGCCGAGCCGTTGCGGGTGTTGCGGCGATTGCCGTTATTTTGCATGCTGCAGCGCTATCCCAAGCGATATTTACCACCGACGGACAAAACTTCAGCCTGACCAATGTTATTTCATTAGTGAACTGGATTATCGCCTTCACCTTTACTGTGATGATGTTCAGGCTAAAAGTGATTGTCGTTGTGCCCGTAGTTTATGCCTGCTCTGTGCTATCCGTAGCACTACTCTGGTTATTACCGCCCAAGTTTATTATCCACTTTGAACTCTATCCTGAAGTATTAGCCCATGTTGTATTGTCGCTTATGGCCTACAGTGCGCTGATGATTGCGGCGCTATATGCCATTCAGCTGGCGATGATCCAGAATAAGCTTAAGAAAAAACAGCTGATGTTAAGCCCGAGTATTCCGCCACTGATGACGGTTGAAAAGCAGCTATATCACCTTGTGATCATTGGCGTTATCTTGCTGAGTTTATCCCTCGCCACTGGCTTTATTTTCCTCGATGATATGTTCGCCGATGGCAAAGGCCACAAGGCAATTCTGTCGATTATGGCTTGGTTTGTGTACATCACTATGCTGTGGCAGCAATATTCCGTAGGCTGCAAAATCCGCACCGCCGTTATTTACACTTTATCGGGTGCAACCCTGCTCTCACTGGCTTATTTTGGCGCGCGTATTGTTAAAGAGTTAATCCTCAGCTAA